The DNA sequence CGATGCGGGACGGGATCCACCTCGCCGCCGATGTCTATCGCCCCTCGCGCGCCGGGGCCTTTGCCGAGGGGCGCTTCCCCGCGCTTCTCGAGCGGACTCCGTACTCGAAGGACAACGCCGAGCGCGTCGAGCGAAACGGCCTCTGGTACGCCGAGCGTGGCTATATCGTCGTGATCCAGGACGTGCGCGGCCGCTACCGCTCGGAGGGTGAGTTCGCGTTCCTCACGCAGGAGCCGCCCGACGGCTTCGACACCATCGAGTGGATCGCGCAGCAGCCCTGGAGCGACGGCCAGGTGGGCACCTTCGGGACGTCCTACATGGGCTGGACCCAGTCGGCGGCGGCCACCCGGAACCCGCCCCACCTCAGGGCCATGTGGGTCAACCAGGGCGGGGCCAACGCCTACACCTCCACCGTCCGCCACAACGGGGCCTTCGAGATGCGCTTCCTCTGCTGGGCCTTCTGGCAGGGGGCCAAGTCCCGGGAGGCCAAGGCCGACCCGGTGATCGAGCGGGCGCTCGGCGCCGTCAACGTCCGCGAGTGGCTGACGCGCGTGCCGCTCAAGAAAGGCTGCTCGCCCCTGGCGCTGATCCCACGTTACGAGGCGTGGGCCTTCGAGATCGGGACCCACGGCGACGCCGATGACTACTGGGCGCAGCCGGGCTTCAACATCGAGCGGCACTGGCCGGAGCACGCCGATGTCCCGATGGTTTTCTCCTCGGGCTGGTACGACTCCTACACGCGGGCGAACATGGAGAACTTCGTCGGGCTCCGGCGGCTCAAGAAGGGGCCGGTCTGGGGCCTGATGGGGCCGTGGACCCACGGCTTCAAGCAGCTCGGCGTTACCTATTCCGGCGACGTGGACTTCGGGCCCGACGCCGCGGTGGACTACAACGAGCTGCGCCTCGCGTTCTTCGACGCCGTCCTCAAGAGAGTCTCGAACGGCTGGGGCAACGCGCCCCCGCTCAGGCTCTTCGTCATGGGAGGCGGCTCGGGCCGTCGGAACGGGCAGGGCCGGCTGGACCACGGGGGCCGCTGGCGCAACGAGAGCGAGTGGCCGCTGGCGCGCACCCGCGTCACGAAGTTCTACCTCCAGCCCGGCGGCGGCCTAGCGCCGGCGGCTCCGCCCGCACGCTCGGCCTCGACCAGCTTCGAGTTCGACCCACGCCGGCCCGTTCCGACCATCGGGGGCAACATGTCCTCGCTGGTGGGGCTGATGCCCCGTCCCGCTGGTGCCCCGGAGATTCCCGTCGAGGAGCGCGAGCGCGACATCATCGGGATCCCGGGCGCCTTCGACCAGCGCGAGGCGTCCCAGTTCTTCGGCTGCCGGCCGCCGGACCTCCCGCTAGCCTCCCGCCGCGACGTCCTGGTCTTCCAGAGCGCGCCGCTGGCCCGCGACATCGAGGCTACGGGACCCGTGAGGGTGACGCTCTTCGTCTCCTCGTCGGCGCTCGACACGGACATCACCGCCAAGCTCATCGACGTCCACCCACCGAACCCCGACTATCCAGAGGGCTACGCGATGAACCTGACCGACTCAATCCTCCGCCTCCGCTACCGGAACCGCGGGACCGCCGAGCTCCTCGAGCCCGGACGGATCTACGAGGTCTCCTTTGAGCTCTACCCGACCTCGAACCTCTTCGCGGCCGGCCATCGGATCCGCCTCGACATCTCGTCCTCCAACTACCCGCGCTTCGACGTGAACCCCAACACCGGCGAGCCGCTCTGGGAGAACTCGCGGTGGGAGACCGCCGTCAACACCATTCATCACGATGCCTCGCATCCCTCCCACGTGACCCTCCCGGTCATCCCGTAACCCGCCATGGTGACACAGCCGGTACGGTTTGCGATCGCGATCCCCCAGGTGGTGAACAAGCGCGGCGCCGAGCCCGCCGCCCTCGCGACCTTCCTCGCGCAGGCGGAAGCCCTGGGCTACGAGAGCGCCTGGGTGATGGAACAGATCCTGGGCCGGGCCGCCTGCCTGGAACCCGTCACGCTCCTGACCTACGCCGCGGCAGTCACGCGGACGCTGCGGCTGGGATCAGCCGTGCTGCTCACCCCGCTCAGGAACCCGGTCCAGCTCGCGAAGAGCCTGGCGACCCTCGACCAGCTCAGCGGCGGACGGCTGATCGTCGGCGTCGGGCTCGGCGGTAACCCGCGCATCTATCCCGCGTTCGGGCTCTCGCCTGAGCGGCGAGTACGCCGCTTTGCCGAGGGGATCCGGCTCATGAAGCGGCTCTGGACCGAGGAACGGGTCACCGTCGACGGCGAGTTCTGGAAGCTCGAGAACGCCGCGATGGAGCCG is a window from the Candidatus Rokuibacteriota bacterium genome containing:
- a CDS encoding CocE/NonD family hydrolase, giving the protein MTASKPQYEAIVLKNVLIPMRDGIHLAADVYRPSRAGAFAEGRFPALLERTPYSKDNAERVERNGLWYAERGYIVVIQDVRGRYRSEGEFAFLTQEPPDGFDTIEWIAQQPWSDGQVGTFGTSYMGWTQSAAATRNPPHLRAMWVNQGGANAYTSTVRHNGAFEMRFLCWAFWQGAKSREAKADPVIERALGAVNVREWLTRVPLKKGCSPLALIPRYEAWAFEIGTHGDADDYWAQPGFNIERHWPEHADVPMVFSSGWYDSYTRANMENFVGLRRLKKGPVWGLMGPWTHGFKQLGVTYSGDVDFGPDAAVDYNELRLAFFDAVLKRVSNGWGNAPPLRLFVMGGGSGRRNGQGRLDHGGRWRNESEWPLARTRVTKFYLQPGGGLAPAAPPARSASTSFEFDPRRPVPTIGGNMSSLVGLMPRPAGAPEIPVEERERDIIGIPGAFDQREASQFFGCRPPDLPLASRRDVLVFQSAPLARDIEATGPVRVTLFVSSSALDTDITAKLIDVHPPNPDYPEGYAMNLTDSILRLRYRNRGTAELLEPGRIYEVSFELYPTSNLFAAGHRIRLDISSSNYPRFDVNPNTGEPLWENSRWETAVNTIHHDASHPSHVTLPVIP
- a CDS encoding LLM class flavin-dependent oxidoreductase translates to MVTQPVRFAIAIPQVVNKRGAEPAALATFLAQAEALGYESAWVMEQILGRAACLEPVTLLTYAAAVTRTLRLGSAVLLTPLRNPVQLAKSLATLDQLSGGRLIVGVGLGGNPRIYPAFGLSPERRVRRFAEGIRLMKRLWTEERVTVDGEFWKLENAAMEPKPVQKPHPALWFGARQPAALTRAVELGDGWIGAGSSSTAEFREQAAHVRASLAEAGRDPATFPIAKRVYLALDRDKGRALARLREWFGTFYGNPGLADRVAIVGDTDEVIAGLNEVRAAGAGLLLLNPVFDELRHLELLAGEVVPGVA